Proteins encoded together in one Neobacillus sp. FSL H8-0543 window:
- a CDS encoding cyclic-di-AMP receptor gives MKLIIAVVQDQDSNRLSKALVENNFRATKLASTGGFLKSGNTTFMIGTEDIRVDRALQIIKDNCKSREQLVAPVSPMGGNADAFVPYPVEVEVGGATVFVLPIEQFLHF, from the coding sequence ATGAAACTTATTATTGCTGTTGTTCAGGACCAAGATAGCAACAGATTATCAAAGGCGTTGGTTGAGAATAATTTTAGAGCGACAAAGCTTGCGTCCACAGGCGGTTTCTTGAAATCCGGTAATACCACCTTTATGATTGGTACAGAGGATATCCGCGTTGACCGTGCCTTACAGATAATTAAAGATAACTGTAAATCACGAGAGCAATTAGTTGCCCCGGTTTCGCCTATGGGTGGGAATGCGGATGCTTTTGTGCCATATCCTGTCGAAGTCGAAGTGGGCGGAGCAACGGTGTTTGTCTTGCCAATTGAGCAATTTCTGCATTTTTAA
- a CDS encoding YaaL family protein encodes MFFRRKGWLRKEFDEKLLTQLNNNKEHWQKQKQLLDRSFDASEEAICQTKVAQVKYYFLLKEAKQRNVSIKR; translated from the coding sequence ATGTTTTTTCGGCGTAAAGGATGGCTGCGGAAAGAGTTTGATGAAAAACTCTTAACCCAGTTAAATAATAATAAAGAGCATTGGCAAAAGCAAAAACAATTATTAGATAGAAGCTTCGATGCCTCTGAGGAAGCTATTTGTCAGACAAAAGTTGCTCAAGTAAAGTACTACTTTCTATTAAAGGAAGCAAAACAAAGAAATGTGAGTATTAAAAGATAA
- the tmk gene encoding dTMP kinase, whose translation MTTGVFITFEGPDGAGKTTILKMVANQLKDALVTREPGGIDIAEQIRNVILAKENTAMDPRTEALLYAAARRQHLVEKVKPALEAGKVVLCDRFVDSSLAYQGHARGLGIDEVLTINQFAIEQMMPHLTIYFDIEPEKGLKRISSNKGREINRLDLENLEFHTKVREGYHLLLDRFADRMVKIDASGSIEEVFNQTIRILDRTLTQRKPFL comes from the coding sequence ATGACAACAGGAGTTTTTATTACATTCGAGGGCCCAGATGGTGCGGGAAAGACAACCATCCTTAAAATGGTGGCAAACCAGTTAAAAGATGCACTGGTAACTAGGGAACCGGGTGGTATTGATATTGCGGAACAAATTAGGAATGTTATTCTAGCTAAAGAAAATACAGCAATGGACCCGCGGACAGAGGCGCTCCTTTACGCTGCAGCAAGAAGGCAGCATCTCGTTGAAAAGGTAAAGCCTGCTCTGGAGGCTGGCAAGGTGGTTTTGTGTGATCGCTTTGTCGATAGTTCCTTAGCTTATCAGGGACATGCACGCGGTCTGGGGATTGATGAGGTATTAACGATTAATCAATTTGCAATAGAACAAATGATGCCACACCTCACAATCTATTTTGATATCGAGCCAGAAAAAGGTCTAAAACGGATTAGCAGCAATAAAGGAAGAGAAATTAATCGCTTAGATTTAGAAAACCTCGAGTTCCATACTAAGGTTAGAGAAGGATACCATCTTCTTTTAGATCGCTTTGCAGATCGAATGGTAAAAATCGATGCTTCAGGGTCAATTGAAGAGGTTTTCAATCAAACAATCAGGATTCTAGATCGTACCTTAACTCAAAGAAAGCCTTTTTTATAG
- a CDS encoding pro-sigmaK processing inhibitor BofA family protein: MEPIIVVSVLGGLIVILLLFGAPFKPARFFGQAVIKILIGALFLFFLNVAGNQFGIHVPINFATSAVSGFLGIPGLVALVAIQQWVV; the protein is encoded by the coding sequence TTGGAACCCATCATAGTTGTTTCGGTTTTAGGCGGGCTTATTGTTATCTTATTACTCTTTGGGGCTCCTTTTAAGCCAGCTCGGTTCTTTGGCCAAGCTGTTATTAAAATACTAATTGGGGCATTATTTTTATTTTTCTTAAATGTTGCAGGTAATCAGTTTGGTATTCATGTACCTATTAATTTTGCTACTTCAGCTGTTTCGGGTTTTCTTGGAATCCCTGGCCTTGTAGCGTTAGTGGCCATTCAACAATGGGTCGTATAG
- the holB gene encoding DNA polymerase III subunit delta', whose product MVKTWDQLEQLQPTVLKMLKNSIRKNRVAHAYLLEGIKGTGKKDLALLITKTLFCDALVEEYKPCEACNNCRRINSGNHPDVHKVDPDGLSIKVQQIRDLQEEFTKKGVESARKVYMINHADKMSVNAANSLLKFLEEPNSQTVAFLLTEQPQQILPTILSRCQMLSFKPLSPQSMIDQLVENGVNPLKAPLLAQVTNSLDEAYELNVDDWFAQAQKIVLKLYEVLTKNPLEAMVTLQGDWSQHFKDKEQVNRGLDLLLLIFKDLLYIQLDKQEQIIFKAEGERLRPFALKSSGRRLSEQMSAILEAKRKLQANMNPQLMMEELVLKLQEGSSFV is encoded by the coding sequence ATGGTTAAAACATGGGATCAACTAGAACAGTTGCAGCCAACTGTATTAAAGATGTTAAAAAACAGTATTCGTAAAAACAGAGTTGCCCATGCATACTTACTTGAGGGTATCAAAGGGACAGGGAAAAAGGATCTTGCCCTGCTAATTACAAAAACACTTTTTTGTGATGCTCTTGTTGAAGAATACAAACCGTGTGAGGCATGCAATAATTGCCGTCGGATTAATAGTGGGAACCATCCTGATGTGCATAAGGTAGATCCAGATGGACTTTCTATAAAAGTACAGCAAATTAGAGACCTACAAGAAGAGTTTACAAAGAAGGGCGTAGAGTCAGCCCGTAAGGTTTATATGATTAATCATGCTGATAAAATGAGTGTCAATGCAGCAAATAGTTTACTAAAGTTTCTTGAGGAGCCAAACTCTCAAACTGTAGCATTTCTGTTGACTGAACAACCTCAGCAAATATTACCAACCATACTTTCCCGTTGCCAAATGCTGTCATTCAAACCATTATCTCCACAATCAATGATTGATCAACTGGTGGAAAACGGTGTAAATCCGCTAAAGGCACCATTGTTAGCGCAGGTGACAAATAGTCTTGATGAGGCATATGAATTAAATGTCGATGATTGGTTTGCACAAGCCCAAAAAATAGTGTTAAAATTGTATGAGGTGCTAACTAAAAACCCCTTGGAAGCAATGGTAACGCTTCAAGGAGATTGGTCACAGCACTTTAAAGATAAAGAACAGGTTAATCGCGGGTTAGATCTTTTACTTCTTATTTTTAAGGATTTACTATATATACAATTAGACAAGCAGGAGCAGATTATCTTCAAGGCTGAAGGGGAGAGGTTAAGACCTTTTGCACTAAAGTCATCAGGACGGCGCTTATCGGAACAAATGTCTGCCATTCTAGAAGCCAAGAGAAAGCTTCAGGCGAACATGAATCCGCAACTGATGATGGAAGAGCTTGTGTTAAAATTGCAGGAGGGATCTTCATTTGTATGA
- a CDS encoding deoxynucleoside kinase, with protein MGYTPFITVEGPIGVGKTSLAKAISEHFNFALLREIVDENPFLGKFYDNIEEWSFQTEMFFLCNRYKQLGDINTHYLSKNKSVVADYHILKNLIFAQRSLNSDEYDKYYKIYQLLTVDMPRPNVIIYLNASLDTLLNRIKLRGREVEKNISPLYLEQLSLDYEQTITEFERTHPEIPVLRFNGDELDFVQNEEDLDFIIKKLAHSLKNNSTTNTI; from the coding sequence ATGGGGTACACACCCTTTATTACCGTTGAAGGGCCGATTGGTGTAGGCAAGACATCTCTCGCAAAAGCCATATCAGAGCATTTCAATTTTGCATTATTAAGAGAGATTGTTGATGAAAATCCATTTTTAGGAAAGTTTTATGACAACATAGAGGAATGGAGTTTCCAAACGGAAATGTTTTTTCTCTGCAATCGCTATAAGCAATTAGGGGATATTAATACACATTACCTTAGCAAAAATAAGTCAGTTGTGGCTGATTACCATATTTTAAAGAATTTAATTTTTGCACAGCGTTCACTTAATTCAGACGAGTACGATAAATATTACAAAATTTATCAACTTTTAACTGTAGACATGCCACGACCGAATGTCATCATTTATCTAAATGCAAGTCTTGATACGCTGCTAAATCGAATTAAATTAAGAGGTCGAGAAGTGGAGAAAAACATTAGTCCTCTGTATTTAGAACAACTATCACTTGACTATGAGCAAACAATAACGGAATTTGAGCGTACACACCCAGAAATACCTGTTCTTCGCTTTAACGGTGATGAATTAGATTTTGTACAAAATGAAGAGGATTTAGACTTTATTATAAAAAAGCTTGCCCACTCGTTAAAGAACAACAGCACGACAAACACGATATAG
- a CDS encoding YbaB/EbfC family nucleoid-associated protein, with amino-acid sequence MMRGGNGNMQNMMKQMQKMQKKMAEAQEKLGEEKIEGTAGGGMVTVVVTGHKEVVDVRINPEAVDPDDVEMLQDLVLAATNDALKKADDLTNNTMGQFTKGMNLPF; translated from the coding sequence ATGATGCGTGGTGGAAATGGAAATATGCAAAATATGATGAAGCAAATGCAAAAGATGCAAAAAAAGATGGCAGAAGCACAAGAAAAACTAGGTGAAGAAAAGATTGAGGGAACAGCTGGTGGCGGTATGGTTACTGTTGTTGTAACAGGACATAAAGAGGTTGTTGACGTTAGAATTAACCCAGAAGCAGTTGACCCTGATGATGTTGAAATGCTCCAGGATCTTGTCCTTGCAGCAACCAATGATGCACTTAAGAAGGCTGATGATTTAACAAACAATACGATGGGGCAATTTACAAAAGGAATGAATCTCCCTTTCTAG
- a CDS encoding aminotransferase class I/II-fold pyridoxal phosphate-dependent enzyme encodes MEDQKRIPLYQALIKHTKNKPISFHVPGHKNGQIFQHEANEFYQPFLEMDVTELSGLDDLHSPEGVIREGEQLLASLYNVKQSFFLVNGSTVGNLAMIMASCRENDTVLVQRNCHKSVVNAIKLAKARPIFLEPEFNPIWKVAANVSLDTVKKAICLYPEAKALILTYPNYYGMVYDIKGLISHAHLHDIPVLVDEAHGAHFIIDDPFPSSAVSLGADAVVQSAHKTLPAMTMGSYLHINSDRINLGKLKDYLQILQSSSPSYPIMASLDLARQYLAMYEGKDINYLIEEVNYFRQELKQIPSINVLEYPNSQGDQLKVTIQSRNELSGFELQKRFEQKGIYTELADTNNVLFIMPLLKEKQSYPHRLALEKIKSVLANLPLHFSTEEVPISREKIKGLAIPYELMFSLEVSDVPITDAVDTVCAETIIPYPPGVPLLLKGELITDIAVKQLNALMKSGARFQGGSSLDRELIKVFWTR; translated from the coding sequence ATGGAAGATCAGAAGAGAATACCCTTATATCAAGCTTTAATTAAACATACTAAAAATAAACCGATTTCTTTTCATGTCCCAGGTCATAAAAACGGACAAATTTTTCAGCATGAGGCAAATGAATTTTACCAGCCGTTTCTGGAAATGGATGTAACTGAATTATCAGGATTGGATGATTTGCACTCGCCTGAAGGAGTGATAAGAGAGGGAGAGCAACTTTTAGCTTCCCTTTATAACGTAAAGCAAAGTTTTTTTCTTGTTAATGGTTCTACCGTAGGGAATTTAGCTATGATTATGGCATCATGTAGGGAAAATGATACTGTACTGGTACAAAGAAACTGCCATAAGTCAGTAGTAAATGCCATCAAGCTTGCAAAGGCTCGACCGATCTTTTTAGAGCCAGAATTTAACCCAATCTGGAAGGTAGCTGCTAATGTTAGTTTAGATACGGTAAAAAAGGCAATTTGTCTCTATCCTGAGGCAAAGGCACTTATTTTAACGTACCCTAATTATTACGGGATGGTATATGATATAAAGGGCTTAATTAGCCATGCACATTTACATGATATCCCTGTATTAGTTGATGAGGCACATGGTGCGCATTTTATCATTGATGATCCATTTCCTTCTTCAGCGGTCAGCTTAGGGGCAGATGCGGTGGTGCAGTCAGCTCATAAAACTCTGCCGGCGATGACAATGGGATCCTATTTGCATATTAATAGTGATCGAATTAATTTAGGTAAGCTTAAGGACTACTTGCAAATTTTACAATCGAGCAGTCCCTCCTACCCAATAATGGCATCCCTTGATTTAGCAAGGCAATATTTAGCTATGTATGAGGGTAAGGATATTAACTATCTAATAGAAGAAGTTAATTACTTTAGGCAAGAATTAAAACAGATCCCAAGCATAAATGTGTTAGAATACCCAAATTCACAGGGTGACCAATTAAAAGTAACGATTCAGTCAAGAAATGAATTAAGCGGGTTTGAGCTTCAAAAAAGATTTGAACAAAAAGGAATCTATACTGAACTGGCAGATACAAATAATGTATTATTTATCATGCCTTTATTAAAGGAAAAACAAAGCTATCCTCATAGATTGGCTTTAGAAAAAATAAAAAGTGTTTTAGCTAATTTACCTTTACATTTCAGTACGGAAGAAGTTCCAATCAGTAGAGAAAAGATTAAAGGGTTAGCGATTCCATACGAATTAATGTTTTCATTGGAAGTAAGCGATGTACCAATCACGGATGCAGTCGATACAGTATGTGCTGAAACCATCATACCTTACCCCCCTGGAGTTCCACTGCTATTAAAGGGGGAACTTATTACGGACATAGCAGTCAAACAGCTAAACGCGCTGATGAAAAGCGGTGCAAGGTTTCAAGGAGGCTCCTCTTTGGACAGAGAATTAATAAAGGTATTTTGGACAAGATAG
- the recR gene encoding recombination mediator RecR: protein MHYPEPISKLIDSFMKLPGIGPKTAARLAFFVLSMKEDTVLDFAKALVNAKRNLSFCTVCGHITDKDPCYICEDQRRDKSIICVLQDPKDVIAMEKMKDYTGLYHVLHGAISPMDGIGPEDINIPDLLKRLQDETVQEVILATNPNIEGEATAMYISRLLKPSGIKVTRIAHGLPVGGDLEYADEVTLSKAIEGRRVL from the coding sequence ATGCATTATCCGGAACCGATTTCTAAGTTAATTGACAGCTTTATGAAGCTGCCGGGTATCGGGCCAAAAACGGCCGCTCGTCTGGCCTTTTTTGTCTTAAGTATGAAAGAAGATACCGTGCTTGATTTTGCGAAAGCACTTGTAAATGCAAAGAGAAACCTGTCGTTTTGTACTGTTTGCGGGCATATTACAGATAAAGATCCTTGTTATATATGTGAAGACCAGCGAAGGGATAAGAGTATTATCTGTGTCCTCCAAGATCCTAAGGACGTAATCGCTATGGAAAAGATGAAGGATTATACTGGTTTATACCATGTATTACACGGGGCTATCTCGCCGATGGATGGAATAGGTCCAGAGGATATTAATATTCCTGATTTGTTAAAACGACTTCAGGATGAAACCGTGCAAGAAGTAATTCTAGCGACGAATCCTAATATTGAAGGCGAAGCTACCGCAATGTATATTTCGCGGTTACTGAAGCCATCAGGGATTAAAGTTACTAGAATTGCCCACGGACTTCCTGTGGGTGGGGATCTTGAATATGCGGATGAGGTTACCTTATCAAAAGCGATAGAAGGCCGAAGGGTATTATAA
- a CDS encoding sigma factor G inhibitor Gin, protein METIGVEVVGLSSAAHNQYHETCVICEALKPKGIHLYTAFICTECERDLIHTETHDPKYKYFLKQLKKITTPEIFT, encoded by the coding sequence ATGGAAACAATAGGTGTGGAGGTGGTGGGATTGAGTTCAGCAGCACATAATCAGTATCATGAAACATGCGTTATTTGTGAGGCTCTAAAACCAAAAGGTATCCATTTATATACCGCATTTATCTGCACAGAGTGTGAACGGGATTTAATTCATACAGAAACACATGACCCGAAATATAAATATTTCCTTAAACAACTAAAAAAAATAACAACACCAGAGATTTTTACTTGA
- the dnaX gene encoding DNA polymerase III subunit gamma/tau — MAYQALYRVWRPQQFIDVVGQEHVTKTLQNALLQQKISHAYLFSGPRGTGKTSAAKILAKAVNCEHGPNLEPCNECASCKGITNGSISDVLEFDAASNSRVEEMRDVLDKVRFAPTSVNYKVYIIDEVHMLSISAFNALLKTLEEPPKHVIFILATTEPHKIPLTIISRCQRFDFRRITAQSIVDRMKLIIEETKIDCDEDALKMIARAADGGMRDALSLLDQAISFSQDRVTVDDALTVTGAVSQGFLNKLAKAVEEKDVASGLEALDELLFHGKDPSRFIEDFIFYYRDMLLYKTAPNLEESLERVLLDNEFRDMAEKVPYEQIYQLIDLLNKTQQDMRWTNHPRIFLEVAIVKLCQTETKQTEQAPSGQINQLLSKIEQLEHDIQQLKVHGLAVAQEAPSQVQKSAPRTSRKGFQPQVGKINEVLKSATKNNLNQIKGKWGEMLAKLMKSHAALLNEAEPVAASENTFILKFKHEIHCQMAMDNNRFIETVTQALLELTGNRYLMLGVPEENWLSIRESFLSNQHTDEGEASVSKPEEEPHIAEAKNLFGAEFVEIID; from the coding sequence ATGGCTTATCAGGCATTATATCGTGTTTGGCGTCCTCAGCAATTTATTGATGTAGTAGGACAAGAACATGTGACTAAGACATTGCAAAACGCCCTGCTTCAACAAAAAATTTCCCATGCCTATTTATTCTCTGGGCCAAGAGGAACAGGTAAAACAAGTGCGGCAAAAATATTAGCAAAAGCAGTTAACTGTGAACATGGTCCTAATCTAGAACCGTGTAATGAGTGTGCATCATGTAAAGGGATAACAAATGGCTCGATTTCAGATGTTCTTGAATTTGATGCTGCCTCCAACTCTCGGGTGGAAGAAATGAGAGATGTTCTAGATAAAGTGAGGTTCGCTCCAACCTCGGTTAACTACAAGGTCTATATCATTGATGAAGTACATATGCTCTCAATTAGCGCATTTAATGCTTTGTTGAAAACCTTAGAGGAACCACCAAAGCATGTCATCTTTATTTTGGCGACAACAGAGCCTCATAAAATCCCACTAACCATCATTTCACGGTGTCAACGCTTTGATTTTAGACGCATCACAGCTCAATCTATCGTTGATCGGATGAAGTTAATCATTGAGGAGACGAAGATTGATTGTGATGAGGACGCCTTGAAAATGATTGCCAGAGCGGCAGATGGTGGGATGCGTGATGCACTAAGTCTTTTGGATCAAGCAATCTCCTTCAGCCAGGACCGTGTAACGGTTGATGATGCGTTGACAGTCACAGGTGCGGTCTCACAAGGATTTTTAAACAAGCTTGCAAAAGCGGTTGAGGAAAAGGATGTCGCAAGCGGCTTAGAAGCGTTAGATGAGCTATTGTTTCATGGTAAGGATCCCTCTCGATTTATTGAAGATTTTATTTTTTATTATCGGGATATGCTGCTTTATAAAACTGCGCCAAATTTAGAGGAATCACTTGAAAGAGTGTTGCTTGATAATGAATTTCGTGACATGGCTGAAAAAGTTCCGTATGAACAAATTTATCAGCTTATAGATTTACTAAACAAAACACAACAAGATATGCGCTGGACAAACCATCCGAGGATTTTTCTGGAGGTTGCAATTGTTAAGCTGTGCCAAACAGAAACAAAGCAGACAGAACAAGCTCCATCAGGGCAAATCAATCAGCTGCTTTCAAAAATTGAGCAACTGGAGCATGACATCCAGCAATTAAAGGTTCATGGTTTAGCAGTAGCACAGGAAGCCCCATCACAGGTGCAGAAGTCTGCTCCAAGAACCTCGAGGAAGGGCTTCCAGCCTCAAGTAGGCAAAATTAATGAAGTATTAAAGAGTGCGACAAAGAACAACTTAAATCAAATAAAAGGTAAATGGGGCGAAATGCTGGCGAAACTAATGAAGTCGCATGCTGCCTTGTTAAATGAGGCAGAGCCAGTTGCTGCTTCAGAAAATACCTTTATTTTAAAGTTTAAACATGAAATTCATTGCCAAATGGCTATGGATAATAACCGTTTTATTGAAACAGTTACACAAGCACTGCTGGAATTGACGGGAAATAGGTATCTGATGTTAGGTGTACCTGAAGAGAATTGGTTATCTATCCGAGAAAGTTTCTTAAGCAACCAGCATACAGATGAAGGGGAAGCATCGGTTTCTAAACCAGAGGAAGAACCTCATATAGCTGAGGCGAAAAATTTGTTTGGTGCTGAGTTTGTAGAAATAATTGACTAA
- the tadA gene encoding tRNA adenosine(34) deaminase TadA, with amino-acid sequence MNLDEFYMKEAIKEAKKAEELNEVPIGAVIVIDGKIISKAHNLRESNQSAIAHAELLAIDLACKKLNNWRLENATLYVTLEPCPMCSGAIILSRVKRVVYGAVDPKGGCAGTFMNLLGDQRFNHQSEVTKGVLEIECSQLLSDFFRKIREIRKNEKKKRKEASLTPEKFT; translated from the coding sequence ATGAATCTAGATGAATTTTATATGAAAGAAGCGATTAAGGAAGCAAAAAAGGCTGAGGAGTTAAATGAGGTACCTATTGGTGCGGTTATTGTAATTGATGGAAAAATTATTTCTAAAGCCCACAATTTACGGGAAAGTAACCAAAGTGCAATTGCCCATGCAGAATTATTGGCCATTGATCTTGCTTGTAAGAAATTGAACAATTGGCGGTTAGAGAATGCCACTCTTTACGTTACACTTGAGCCCTGTCCGATGTGTTCCGGTGCGATTATTTTATCAAGGGTAAAACGGGTTGTATATGGAGCAGTTGATCCAAAGGGCGGATGTGCAGGAACATTTATGAATCTGCTAGGGGACCAAAGGTTCAATCATCAGAGCGAGGTCACAAAGGGAGTGCTTGAGATAGAGTGCAGCCAACTGCTTTCAGATTTTTTTCGTAAAATACGAGAAATAAGGAAAAATGAAAAAAAGAAGAGAAAGGAAGCATCACTAACACCAGAAAAATTTACATAA
- a CDS encoding glycoside hydrolase family 18 protein: MQIHVIQRNDSLTTIARAYQTTVNDLIEANDIPNPNQLVIGQSLVIPIIGSFYYVQPGDSLWSIGQKVGVPYQQIATVNRISVNQPLNVGFRLYIPQRPKRNAEFNAYVEPRGTTVAPNLETSAREAAPYLTYLAPFSFTVLRDGSLKEPLLNNFPAIARANRNVLMMVINNQENDQFSDELGRILLNDMTIQNRFLDNVVATAKKYGFKDIHLDFEFLRPADREAYNNFLRKAKARFQREGWLLSTALAPKTSATQKGKWYEGHDYKAHGEIVDFVVIMTYEWGYSGGPAMAVSPIDQVRKVLEYAITEMPSNKIMMGQNLYGYDWTLPFVQGSVAKAVSPQQAIVIAAQHNVAIQYDPKAQAPFFKYTAEDGKQHEVWFEDARSIQAKFNLIKELNLRGMSYWKLGLAFPQNWLLITENFNVTKRA; this comes from the coding sequence ATGCAAATTCACGTGATTCAAAGGAATGATTCATTAACTACGATTGCTAGGGCCTATCAGACGACGGTTAATGATCTTATTGAAGCAAATGATATCCCCAACCCAAATCAGCTTGTCATTGGGCAATCACTTGTCATTCCAATCATAGGAAGCTTTTATTATGTACAGCCTGGTGACAGTCTATGGTCTATCGGTCAAAAAGTAGGTGTTCCCTATCAACAAATCGCAACGGTAAACCGAATTTCTGTCAATCAACCACTTAATGTAGGATTTCGTCTTTATATTCCGCAAAGGCCAAAAAGAAATGCAGAGTTTAATGCCTATGTTGAGCCGCGCGGTACAACGGTTGCTCCTAACCTAGAAACCAGCGCACGTGAAGCAGCACCATATTTAACCTATCTAGCGCCCTTCAGCTTCACAGTCCTTCGTGACGGTTCTTTAAAAGAACCACTACTGAATAATTTCCCAGCTATCGCCAGGGCCAATCGAAATGTCTTAATGATGGTCATCAACAACCAGGAAAATGATCAATTCAGTGACGAGTTAGGTCGAATTTTGTTAAATGATATGACCATTCAAAATCGATTTTTAGATAATGTCGTAGCGACAGCAAAAAAGTATGGCTTTAAGGATATTCATTTAGACTTTGAATTTCTGCGACCAGCAGACCGTGAAGCCTATAACAACTTTTTGAGGAAAGCAAAAGCCAGATTCCAAAGAGAGGGCTGGCTGTTATCGACTGCGCTTGCTCCTAAAACAAGTGCGACCCAAAAGGGAAAGTGGTATGAAGGTCATGATTATAAAGCCCATGGGGAAATTGTCGATTTTGTTGTCATTATGACATATGAATGGGGCTATAGTGGAGGTCCCGCAATGGCTGTGTCTCCCATAGACCAAGTTCGCAAGGTATTAGAATATGCCATTACAGAAATGCCTTCAAATAAAATTATGATGGGGCAAAATCTATATGGTTACGATTGGACATTGCCCTTTGTTCAAGGCTCAGTGGCTAAAGCTGTTAGTCCACAGCAGGCCATTGTGATTGCAGCACAGCACAATGTGGCGATTCAATATGATCCAAAAGCTCAAGCTCCTTTCTTCAAATACACCGCTGAAGATGGAAAACAGCATGAGGTTTGGTTTGAGGATGCCCGCTCTATTCAAGCAAAATTCAATTTAATTAAAGAATTGAATCTTAGAGGAATGAGTTATTGGAAGCTTGGTTTGGCATTTCCACAAAACTGGCTGTTAATTACAGAAAACTTTAATGTGACAAAACGTGCGTAA
- a CDS encoding deoxynucleoside kinase translates to MLVSIVIGGMIGLGKTSVADTLNAHFQRNGIDSKVFYEEVDDNPILPLYYELTPEELDARRIPFLLQLFFLNKRFKTVKDCVSWKEPIYTIQDRSIYEDWYFAYVNKNLGRISELEFKIYEDLVENMMEELKELPKKAPDLMVYLKGSFDTVIDRIMARGRSFEINPELKEYYFEVWKGYDEWVINNYNASEVLIIDMDYTDVVKRPEDAIRVCNEVDERLREILNIEKAHIG, encoded by the coding sequence ATGTTAGTGAGTATCGTTATTGGTGGTATGATTGGTTTAGGAAAAACAAGTGTGGCTGATACATTGAATGCACACTTTCAAAGAAATGGGATAGACAGTAAGGTTTTTTACGAAGAGGTTGATGATAACCCAATTCTTCCGCTTTACTATGAATTAACGCCGGAAGAATTAGACGCAAGGAGAATTCCTTTCCTCCTCCAATTGTTTTTCTTAAATAAACGCTTTAAAACCGTAAAAGACTGTGTTAGCTGGAAAGAGCCTATCTACACGATTCAAGATCGTTCCATCTACGAAGATTGGTATTTTGCTTATGTGAATAAGAACTTAGGCAGAATCTCTGAGCTTGAATTTAAAATTTATGAAGATCTAGTTGAAAATATGATGGAAGAGCTAAAAGAGCTTCCTAAAAAAGCCCCTGACTTAATGGTGTATCTGAAAGGTTCTTTTGATACTGTCATTGATCGCATCATGGCTCGCGGAAGAAGCTTTGAAATAAACCCTGAGCTGAAAGAGTATTATTTTGAGGTCTGGAAGGGTTATGACGAGTGGGTTATTAATAATTACAATGCAAGTGAAGTTTTAATTATTGATATGGATTACACGGATGTCGTAAAAAGACCAGAAGATGCAATTAGAGTTTGTAATGAAGTAGATGAAAGACTGCGTGAAATACTAAATATAGAAAAAGCACATATTGGCTAA